The Macrobrachium nipponense isolate FS-2020 chromosome 8, ASM1510439v2, whole genome shotgun sequence nucleotide sequence gacttattattttatcttttgtataGGTCCCCTAACACCATTTTCTATTGCAGTTTCGAGATGACgaaatcttttattttctcttagttTCTGGAACTATAAACAATCTACATTTATTCCACACATAAATTTAGTTTGCAGAATGACTGCTTGAGAAGACGTTTGAAAGATCTTATTGGTTTCTTAAACTTCAAAGCATGTCACCTACGATTTTCTTAGTTATATGTAAGTAGTCCATACAATAGATTTTCAGGCTGTCCAAGTTGATCATGATTACGAATGTCTACTTCGAGTACGTACAGAAGGAATATATATGCCAGGATCATTTTGATCGAAGGACAGCTGTATAATGTCACCCAAGGCGCTTGCGCCAGAGAGCTGGTGCAGATAAACAAAGACAAAAGTCAATTCATGATGACATCATTTCTCCGGTCGTACAGAGCAGAACTGAGCATACATACATTGTTTCAgttcagaagaatttattttagtGTTAACTGAAAGCGAGGATCTATTAATTCTAAGGAAAGACTCCCTACCATACCGCTTTTATGTATTATGATCaccaaaagtgaaaataattttatttagtgGTGtccataagttttattttttatcctttgatTAGGTTTAATCACACCATTTGTAAAGACACTGGCCACCGCCACCACAGAGCCTCCTTTCACACATTGTGGGACTGCCTGCGATCATAGAAGCTTGTTATGCTCAACGAttcaatataaaacaataaaaaatcaagtGCTAcagtttaaaaagaaataagtaagtgAATCATTAAGTTGGCCTAAGATAGAAACCTCATTGGGGGTTGGAACAAGTTTCGTCTTTGTTCGCTGAAATTCATCAATTTTTGAAATTGACCCAATACTTGACATGATAATTCAGAATTTTGCTTTTTCTCGGTCaagctttcatttcattttatttatttattgtttttacaatCGAACATGtgcatttttccaaaatatattttctattttatgtctAAAGTTTTCAAATTTGTTTGGCTGAAATATAATTCTCCAAATTTTTTAGCCCGCCATAATAGTTACATCATAATTCCACGCTATTAAAACTATTCTTTTAACGGCCATATTAAACTCTGTCAACATGCCCCGTAGGTAGACAGTACCGTCAGTGGGGCACCGTAGGGATTATACTAATTGTTGTCTACAGGATCCCTAGTGCTATGTGCCACCCACTTTTAGCATTATTCTCTGTCTCCATTCCCGCTTTTtccctccatcttgctgtcctttttcaaaattttgtttCTTGCACAGTTTGCAAACTGGAATATcatttttacaataggaagtatAAATTTCAACCGCTGTTTATCAACCACAATTTTTGGAGGAGAATGTCCATTGTTATGGGCATTTTAGACTATCTTATATATCTTCAAAAGAATTTAGGTTATCCTTTTCATTCATGCCATCTACAGGGTCTTAGCGAGGGAAGAAGCCGAGCTCCTGATGGCCAGGAAGTGCCTGGAAGCGAAGGATCTCAGATCGCTGGAAGTGAGCCGAGAGAGGGAGAGGCAGATCGCGCGTGCAAGGACCACCGCCAATACCACAGCCTCGCTCAGGGAGAATCTCAGGTAGTATGCTCATTGGGCTCTGCCGCTGCGcgctagtactactactactttccCGCTCTTCTGTGCTAACCTTTCTTCTGTGTTTGAGTCGGTATCTTCTGAGTTGAGTGCATGTGTTCCTCTCTTTTTAGGCTTATTGAAAgctctttctttctgttttacaGCTTCATGTttctaacacatacacacacacacacacacacacacacacacacatatatatatatatatataatatatatatagatatatatatatatatatatatatctatatatatatatatatctatatatatatacatatatatgtgtgtgtgtactccaaAATTCGAGTGTGACATGatcttaagaaataaataatgtaatttaaGCTGACTAAACCATAATTTGATTCACACTGCTATTGTATTGTCAAATACAATTATGTTGCTTTTTAGAATAATAATTCCCACTTCTTCGAAAGTctgtatatcataatataaagaaaatttgatTTAATAACCAGAGTTTCCGTTTTTAGAAGAAAACAGGTTATCATCGACTCAACCACTAAGAATAAAGGAAGCGTAATATTTCCTTACAATGATTCATCCTGGAGCCTCTTATTCTGAAGTCAGCTTTTCTGTGAAGAAAGTCGATCCAGGCCAGGAGTCCGTTCATAAagagttttctgtcaaagaataaCTGTGTCATGAATAATCAATCTGCTAAATAATTATCATGTAGTAAACTGATAGGTACCATGTGTTTCTTTGACAGGAAAAAGCTGGCCCCTGAGACATTCGACAAAGTTGTTGCACGAGCAAACTTGGAACTGCGAATCGAGAATCGTCCCCCAGCGACCTCCACCTTGGGAACCAGGTCGCACATATTCCTCGGCTAGGCCAACGTCGCATCCTCATCACTtcattattaacaaaaaaataagaggCCAGGGCAAACATTCCTCCGCTTGAGCAGCGTTTGAGGGGTTTCCTCAGTCGGTCCTCCTCCATGGAGACGGCAGCTGGCGCAGACCCTTGAAAAGAATACGACTCTTACGACGACTATTGTCATCCCTCTCAAAGGGCGATTGCTTTGTCTCGACATGTCGTCATATTTCTCCTCGATTTGGGAGTTttggaaatattaaatattaatagaaTGATTGCCAACCTCCAGAGTCATTTGGAATAATATTGTCAGAAAAGCAGTTTTTTCATTCAGCGATCACTGGGCCTGCAAGCTGAGTCACCTCAAATTCAGGATATCATGAAGGATTTTAAGTAACTTGCCATATCACATGAACCTCATTATACAGACTGAAAACATTGAACTTCAGTCAACAGCAGCCAGTAGGCTATTTAAATCGTGTTCACTTATGGATAACTCGTTGCAATACCTTATTCATCTAAACTTAATGATAACAAAAGCTCCAAGCAAAGCATTTAACAAACTTaagaaattttctttgtaaagttTCCTTAGCTGGGAcacggagaaataaaaaaaatgacccaCCGCCCTCCCCaacataaaatccaaaataattatATTCCAAGTTAGCTTTGTTCAATCTCCCGTAAAAGGGCCACAATCATCTTTGAAATTACAGAAAGGTCCCACGAACCTACGTTTTTTGGGAACGTCAGGAAGGTGCACGAACTTCACTCTGTCAACAGCAACAAACTAGTGATGAGAGTAGTTCTGTCATTTATAGTTAACAGTTTGTCTTGTTGAATTCTATGTTTGTTAATTTTGAAAGCACTCCTTATGTAGTGCTGGTTAAATTTCGCAGCTTACTAGGTTTGATGGTAACGAAAATTCCGTGATTTTCTAAACATCCGGCAACCTTAATTGTTGCTTGAATAAAGTAAAACGTGGAAGCTCTTGAAAAGGCGTTCAGCTGAAATGGTCTACGTGACTGAAGTGAAATGTTGAGGCGTCGAACTCAAATGATGTGACGAACTGTGCGACTGGTGGTGCTATCTGCCATAGTAGGTATCAGTGAACCAGAAAATTTCTGTCTTGATTAAAAATGCGAATTTAGCCTGGGAGAGTGAGCTCGTTAAAATTTTTCTCGTCATTTCCGTCAGATCGAGGAACTACTCAACTACCTAAGGTTAAAACAAGCGTCAAAATTCTTATAGAACTGTAATTGGTCGGGGTAACTAAGGGGAACTGCCAGTCTAATTCCTGTTTAAGTTCTTTAGATTTTCACAGGCTGACTGTCCCTATGAGGTTTGGGGCGGGGAGAGGGGCTCTGGCACTAGTCATGGAATGTTTGGTCCCTGGGACTTTGTGTACAAGTGCAATGACCTCTCCCTCTCGTCCTCTGTTCACCACTCATATCAAAGCCTCcgaaattattttcacaataataCATGACTATTTTTTGCCACAGTACAGGTAATGTTAATGCTAACTATAATAGGAAAGTAACTTATCATTGTGTCAGAGACAATGAATCCTGAGTGTGACTGATGAAATAACCAAAATGGGGAGCATGATTTTCAACcctatatttttgtacatgcaacttccccggtggatatatacttagctatagtctccgacgtccccgacagaaattcaaatttcgcggcacacgctacaggtaggtcaggtgatctacctcccgccgctgggtggcgggactaggaaccattcccgttttctaatcagattttctctgtcgccggttccaacAACACccttgttggttcctcctgacttgattttcgtttttcgtttGCCGTTGATCTTCTTGAACTGTCTTTTGGTGAAGTATTGGATCGTTGGCGTGGCATATGCTGTTCTGGATTGTTTTAGGATTTtgtttttggatttctcttataatgtctgactctggtaatgtatatagagtgtgtgtgatggaaggatgtaaggtgaggctactgaaggattcggtagatcctcacactgtatgcatgaggtgtcgggagaatgaatgttcaattAATAATCCTTGTACGGAATGTGAAGGTCTAAATGAGGAAGGATGGAATTCTCTATCCTCGTATTTGAGGAAGCTAGAGAAAGATTGAGTTAGGAAGGCTTCATCCAGAAGCGCCAGTAGGTCTCGTTCCAACGAGCCAGTTCAGGGTAATTTAGTTCCTAACCCAAATGTAGTACTTGCATCCTCTCCTTCAGTTTCAGCTCCTTCTCCCTTCACCGAACCTGCGGATTCATCTTTGGAGATGGCTAATATGAAAGCCGCTCTACGCAGGATGGAGTTGCAAATGCTTGCAATGCAAGGTAAGAGTGCTGTGCATAGTGAgtgcagtgttcccagtgcagtggatcggctccgcaacgctcccaggtctagacctcttccaaactcccaggcccagtggaggaggaatgtcaaaagctgtaaggaggttgtggagaatccccaccagtcaggcgtcccttcggcaggttctgttGTTACGACCCAGACTGCCATGGATCGCCACAGGAAAGGCATCCTGAggaagtgcttttcttcttcagaTTCGGCTTCTCCAAGGCGCGGATGGAGTTCGGCTGAGGAGTCTCGTCCCTTGaaaagagcctggaaggctcccagCAGTATGTTAGACTCCAGCCTGGAGCGCTTCCCGGAGGAGTCCCCTGTGGACaggaagagagccaggagagcccCAGTCAGTCCTGCTTCTTGTTCGGCtcatccttcctcttcaaagccTCTCTCGCCTCCTTCAGAAGGAGATCAGGAAGATTCTACGAAGCGGATCCTTGTCAACCTACAGGAACAACTGTCTACGTTGATGGGTGCTTTGGTGAAGGACCCTCCCCGCAAGAAGGACATCACACTCCCGATTAAGAAGTCTAAGCTCCCTCCGcgcaagaggagtgcctctcgaGACAGGAACCCTTCTCTGAGAAGTTCCAAGCGCCTCTCCCCTGTTAGGCGCTCTCCTCCTCGCAGACGCGATTCTCCTGGCAGACCCTCTACTCCTGTTAGGCCCCCCTCTCCTCGCAAGCGTTTGTCGCCGGATagaagcgcctctcctcacagacgcgcctctcctagcaggctcCCGGCACCAatctatgcccccattatacttaagagggtaatggtgccccttgtgacaccagccacactctcagctctattacactgtgtcttaTAACTGTccctttgtttctcctccttcagtatcttctaggcctatggaggtctttctttatttcttcatgcttaatttgagttacataaggtcctacacgatctgatgctagttgtctttgtaataataagaatttggaatgtggctgttgatattacaattataattaaagagtagtaggtatgctgttatttgatagacaagggttttattggaacatagctaaatcccattattacaagagagcgccacgaaaaccgagttaattcttctgtctgtaacagcaagtaataatattattacgacaaaagttgaacagacgggttttctcgcctccacatgatgagaaaataaacctacagaatagattcagttatattattttccttaaaggagaaattagagaaagGGAGCAGAAGTTTTAAAcatgtgcttgaaagggtgggagtgaaggttggagggaaaaatgtttggggaagacgtgtggaggccggtggccacggtggaggggcgggtttcatcgtgcgtctggaggcacagtttcagtgttaccagatcacatccagcccttgtggctgaaatgtgtttacttatatgtgtggccgactgtacctggaagggggaccaggtgaactggcacatcaacaagaaggagttgAATGCAGTCTTTCTGGCCCTGAGGAGTTTCGAACCAGAAGTCAGAGGcttggtggtccaggtcaactcggacaacaccacggctctagcatatataaggaaacagggagggactcattcCGTCTCCCTGTACGAAG carries:
- the LOC135223099 gene encoding serine/arginine repetitive matrix protein 1-like; this encodes MDRHRKGILRKCFSSSDSASPRRGWSSAEESRPLKRAWKAPSSMLDSSLERFPEESPVDRKRARRAPVSPASCSAHPSSSKPLSPPSEGDQEDSTKRILVNLQEQLSTLMGALVKDPPRKKDITLPIKKSKLPPRKRSASRDRNPSLRSSKRLSPVRRSPPRRRDSPGRPSTPVRPPSPRKRLSPDRSASPHRRASPSRLPAPIYAPIILKRVMVPLVTPATLSALLHCVL